TGGACGAGAATAGCTCGCGTCGGCAGGCCTGCTGATGCAACTCAAAATATAGGTGAGAGTCACCATCAATAGAATGAGATTACGGCAATGCCGTCGATAGTGCACGGCTATGAAATGCCGCGTATTTTCGGTGCTTTAGCCTATGCGCGACTTTGCGCCCATTGCAGGGGCGGCCGAAGGCGGTGGCGTCGCGGTAGAGGATCAACCAGTACCGGCGCTCGGGCGAACGCTGACGATCGACGGCGAAGCGCGGAAGGAGGGTGCGGCGAGTTCCACGGCCGGTCGGGCCGGCTCGCGCTGCCTGAGAACGGCGACTCGCCCGGTCGCCTCGATGAACATGTGGCCAGTTGGCGACCGCCCGAGCCCGGCCGATTCGTTCGGTTGAAAGCGTTGGGTTAAATCGTCGTTGGACGGTCCACCGGGAGGCCAATCAGGTATCGAAGCTTACGGCTACCCACTCAGTTCGGCGACAAGGCGGGACAGACGGGCAATGCGGTTGCGATACAAAGGCGCGTGCGGACAATTTTTCAGATGCTCGACACGATCACGCCAGTAAGTCGGCGGAAAGGGCTCGCGTGGCGCGAATGCGATGACGCGTTCCAGATGAACGAGTTCGCTTTCGAAAATATGGTGATGCATTGTTTGAATCCCCGTGAATGGCCAATGTGCTCGGCTCGCGGCGTCGCTAACAATCTGACGCCGCGTACGGTTGCAAAATGCTGATTCTGTTCCGCGCAGTGGATCCACGCGGTCACGCAATGGAAGAGACCGCACACCGGACGTTCCGGAAAAATCTCTCGGGATGGCCGGGCGTGCCGGTGCCGCAGGCAACTGATGCAAATATCCTGCGGAAGGAGGCGGATTGGCCGCGGTTGGCGCAGGCTGATTAAAAAGAGCGAGCCGCCGCTGCTTGTCCCGGGAAGGGAAGGCAACGACGGCCGAACCCCGTAGCAGGCCGCCTGGTACATAGCCAGACGGATACCGCGATTTTCGCAGTCACGCATCGCGACGAACTTCTCTATGGAAGCATTCGGTCGCGATGCGTCGACACACGACAGTCACAACTACAACAACAGCACAGCCCCTCTCTCGGTCTGTTCCCAACGACCCGGTGTCGTTGGACTTGATCGGCGCATCGACCATCGTTCGGATCACTAACCGAAAAGCCCTGATGACCAGCGGCGGTCCGGGAATCGGCGGCGTCGGCTATCGACGTGCAACCTGCACGTCGCCGGACGTCGGTGTGTCGAACGCATTGCGGCGCGCGATCCTTATTGGTCTCTCAGGTTCCCCGGCTTGTCGGACGGATTCGTTTGCGCCGCTTTCTTCAGACGCCGACTTATCTCATTATGTAGGCATTAGCAATGAGCGTGCCAGCCTGCGCCGCCTTGTCGGAGCGGGAGGGTCGGCATATTTCAGTCGCGGCGTTGGTCAGTCTCGTCCACACGCGTTCCGCAGATTGGACGATATCGTCCAGTTGACTGCATCAAGCATGGCAAGCGGGCGCTTTCGTCCACATGGGACGAAAGCGACTGAGAGGCAAGGGGCGATGCGGAGCATGGCCGATCGAGGCGAGAAGAGCCGGTTCGGCAATCGCGCCGCGCCGAGCGAACACGGAGAGAGGCGCGCCGCTTACGACTGGAGGCTGACCTTGCTGTAAGTCAGCCGACTGGGGCGCACCTTCATCCGCACCAGCGACACGAGGAAGCTGAAACCGGCCTGATTCGGATCGATCACCGGCACGTACGCGCCGAGCGCCTCGCCAAGCAGCGTGGAGACGCGGCTCGCGACGTCGACGAAACCGGTGCACCCGAGCAGAATGGCTTGCGCGCCGTCGTCCTTGATCGCCTTCAGCGCCGCCTCGAAGGTGCGAACGACCACCACGTCGACGTTCTCGAGCTGCGCGACCGGGCAATCGATCGCGCGGATCGACGCGAACGTATCCTGGATGCCATAGGTCTGCGGATGACCGCGCTGCATCGCCAGCGTGCTTTGCAGGATAGTGATGATCGAGAACCGCTGGCTGAGCGCGAGCGCGGTGAAGGCCGACGCGGGAAACCCGCCGATGATCGGAATGTCGATCACTTCCCGCGCGGCTTCGACGCCGCACATGTCGAAGTCGGTCAGCCAGATGCCGTCGAAACCGTCGTTGGCGATGGACTGCGCGAGTTCGACCACCGGCATGCCGTTCTGCAGCCAGTTCGTGCGGCTCTCGATATCGGCATGGCCCCTGGTGATATTGCGAATCTCGACCTGCACGTCGGGCGGCACGACCGGCGCGATGGCCTTCATGATGCGGTCGTTGTATGCCGACGTGGCAACGGGCACGAGCACGCAGATGCGCAGAGGTGAGTTCAAGATACGTCTCCGTTGCGCGCGGACTGGGGCGATTGAAGCGATTCAAGCGGCACATACGGCCCGAGATAGCCGAGCGAGTTCAGCAACTGCATGAAGCTGTCGAGGATCAGGCCGGGCTTGCGCAGTTCAGCTTCGGCGCGCCAGGCGATCAGCGTCACGGGGCGCTTGCCGATCACCGGATTCAACGAACCGTCATCCTTGAGAAGATCGCCGTTGCTGAAGATCGCCTGGCCTTCGCCGCCGACGAAATACGCCACGCTGTCCGGCGACAGCACGATCGGCTGCGGACACGCGCTGTCCCACGCCAGCAGCGACTCGTTCTGGTACATCACCGTATAAGTGCGCTGTCCGGCCTGAATACGGACCTTGCCGACGTCGAAGCCGCCGCTCGTATCGACTTCGGCCGAGACCAGTTCGCCGGGCTCCGAGATGGCCCGCGCGGAAAGCCCGCAACGCTCGGCGAGATAGCCGATCATGTGCCGGGCGCTGCCGATCTGCCCGGCCTGCAGCGCGCGCCCGAGTTCCAACGCGCGCGTCAAGGTGCCACGGATCGGCGTCGCGCGACGGATGTCGGCCGGCTTCATGACCCACATCGCGAGGCCGCCGAACTGACCGAACTCGGGATCGGCAACGACCGGCCGCATCATCTGCTCGACAATCGCCGACACGTCGCGTTGATGGGCCGGACCGCCCTGGTTGCCGGCGCGCGGCGTCACGTCGAGCTCGACGCACAGGCCGCCCTGGCTCACGAGGAACGCCGGGCGCGGATCGATCCCGGCGGCCGCGAAAGTGAGCATCGGCAGCGAGGGCACGGCGCGGCCGGCGCCGTCGGCGTCGATCACCGCCAGGCCGAGTTTCGCCGCCACCAGCGCCGCCACCGTGAAACCCAGCGCGCCGCTTTCCGGCGGCATCACATAGGCGAGCCTGGTGGATTGCGAAGCGAGCCGGGCCTGGACGTTCTGCACGGCCGTCACGGGCCCGATCGGATAGGTGGCGGAGTTGATCGCTTCAGGTGCGCCGAGATAGGCGACCATGACCGCCGCGCCTTCAGTGGCCTCGTCGACCGACACGACCTTGACTGTGTCGGACGGGTAGTAGTTGCCGGTGACGAAATGCCCGGCCAGATGCCGCGCGGATTCGATCGTGCCGCCGCCGCCGCTTCCGAAGAACGCTGCTCCCAATAGCAGCGGTTCCAGATCTTCCCGGCGTAATTCATAGGCCATTTGCGAGTCCTTTAGTCGAGGTTGAAAGAAGCGTCCTGCTGGAGTTCGGCAAGCAGATTCACGGCGCTGGTGACGCGAGTGGTCGGATCGCCCGTCAGCGAGCGCAACCCGCGCTCGAGTGTGTCGATGGCTTCGGCGCTGCGGCCGGTGGAGCGCAGCAGATCGGCGAGATAGCGCGCGGCGTCCACGCGCGCCGGCACCGAGCCGAACGCGAGCGCGGTGGACAGCGCGGTACGCAGACCCTGCTCCGCGGCGTTCACATCGCCGAGCGCCCACTGCGCGCGAGCCCGGGTGACCAGGAGTTCGCCGAGGTAGACGCGTTCCTGACGGGCCAGGGTCTCGTCGATCGCGGTGGCGAGAATCGCCTCGCATAGCTTCGCGCGGCCGGCGCGCAGCAGCAGTTCGCCGTGCTGCCACGTCTTGAAGGAATAGAACAGCGCGCCGCCGTTGCAGACGACGTGGTTGTCGTAGCCGTCGAGCATGACGGTCTCCGCTTCGTCGGAATGGCCAAGCGAACTGAGGTGACATGCGCGAAGCACCTGGCCGACGCCCCGGTAGAACGCAAAGCCGTTCGCGATCGACACCGATTCGAGTTCGCTCGCGAGGTGTCCGAGCCGGTCCACGTCATCGAACAAACAGGCGAGCCAGGCGGCGCCCTGCAGGTTGACGGCATGAGCGAGCGCGTGCGCGCCCGGTTCGGACGCGCGCAGGATCAACATCTCCATCGCGCGGCGCGCCTGGCTGAATGCGCCGATCTGGTAGGCGGCAAGTCCTTCGAAAGTCAGCGCGAGGCTGGCGAGATCGATCCCTTGCGAGCCGGTACGGGTGTCGTTGCGCCCCACGCTGAGCAGGTTGCCGCGCGCGAGACAGGCGAGAGCCTCCTCGCTGTCGCCAAGCCAGAACAGGGTGTTGGTCATCGCGACGTGGGCTTCGTCGAGCGAAACCCGGTCGCCGCCGTTCTGCGCGCGCTCCAGCATGTTCTGCGCGGTCGCGCGCGCCTGCTTGAGCTGAAGTGTCGTCAACTGCGTGGTCCAGATGCCGAACTGGATCGCGGCGATCTCGGCGGGCTCGCAGACGCCTTCGCCGATCGTCAGCGCGGCGGCGTAGCAGGCAGTGGCCTCCGCGTACAGCCAGCCGTGCACGCTGCGCAAACTCATGCCGAGCAGCCGGTAGGCGTCGAACTGCAAGCGACGCACGGCTTCCTGTTCGTGAGGCGTCTGCAGCACGTCGAGGCAGCGGCGCAATAGCGGAATGGCCTCGGCGAACTTCGACTCCTCGATCAGCGCGCTCGCGTGTTCGAGACACTTGCGCGCTTCCCGGTGATGTTCCTCGCGTGACTTCAGACGCCGTTCGATGGTCTTGCGGCCCACGCCGAGCATCGCGGCGGCCGCGCTCTTGTTGCCGCTGGTCCGTTCGAGCGCGCGGTCGATCAATAGGTCTTCGGCGGCGGCGAGCTTGTCGCGGCCTTCGAGTTGCAACAGCATGTCGGCGAGGCTCGCGCGCGACACCGGCCCGCTGGTTTCATTGGCGAGAAACGGTTCGAGCGAGTCGACATCGATGAGCGTGTTTTCGGCGAGCACGCTCAACTGGCTGACCAGGTTGCGCAATTGCCGGATGTGGCCCGGCCACGAATGCTGGCAAAGCCGCCGGACGGCGGCCGGCGAGAACTCGAGACGGCGCGCGTGCTGCGACGCGAAGTGGGTCACCAGCGCGGGGATGTCCTCGATGCGCTGCTCGAGTCCGGGGACTGCCAGCACGAAGACCGCGAGCCGGTAGAAAAGGTCCTCGCGGAATAGTCCTTCACGGGCAAGTTCGCGCAGGTCGCGGTGAGTCGCAGCAACGACCCGACCCGCGAAATGCAGATTGGTGGACGAGCCAATCGGACGGAAGGTCCGCGTTTCAAGCACGCGCAACAGTTTGGGTTGCAGCGCAAGCGGCAGTTCGCCGATTTCATCGAGCAGCAGTGTGCCCTTGCCGACCTGCTGGAAAAGTCCCTGGCGGTTTTCGCCCGCGCCGGTGAACGCGCCTTTGACATGTCCGAACAGTTCGGCTTC
The nucleotide sequence above comes from Paraburkholderia sp. FT54. Encoded proteins:
- a CDS encoding aspartate/glutamate racemase family protein codes for the protein MNSPLRICVLVPVATSAYNDRIMKAIAPVVPPDVQVEIRNITRGHADIESRTNWLQNGMPVVELAQSIANDGFDGIWLTDFDMCGVEAAREVIDIPIIGGFPASAFTALALSQRFSIITILQSTLAMQRGHPQTYGIQDTFASIRAIDCPVAQLENVDVVVVRTFEAALKAIKDDGAQAILLGCTGFVDVASRVSTLLGEALGAYVPVIDPNQAGFSFLVSLVRMKVRPSRLTYSKVSLQS
- a CDS encoding DUF917 domain-containing protein; translated protein: MAYELRREDLEPLLLGAAFFGSGGGGTIESARHLAGHFVTGNYYPSDTVKVVSVDEATEGAAVMVAYLGAPEAINSATYPIGPVTAVQNVQARLASQSTRLAYVMPPESGALGFTVAALVAAKLGLAVIDADGAGRAVPSLPMLTFAAAGIDPRPAFLVSQGGLCVELDVTPRAGNQGGPAHQRDVSAIVEQMMRPVVADPEFGQFGGLAMWVMKPADIRRATPIRGTLTRALELGRALQAGQIGSARHMIGYLAERCGLSARAISEPGELVSAEVDTSGGFDVGKVRIQAGQRTYTVMYQNESLLAWDSACPQPIVLSPDSVAYFVGGEGQAIFSNGDLLKDDGSLNPVIGKRPVTLIAWRAEAELRKPGLILDSFMQLLNSLGYLGPYVPLESLQSPQSARNGDVS